The Gallus gallus isolate bGalGal1 chromosome 3, bGalGal1.mat.broiler.GRCg7b, whole genome shotgun sequence genome window below encodes:
- the XPO5 gene encoding exportin-5 isoform X1, with amino-acid sequence MSAEQVSSLCEQLVKAVTVIMDPASTQRYRLEALKFCEEFKEKCPICVPCGLKLAEKTQTAIVRHFGLQILEHVVKYRWNNMPRLEKVYLKNNVMGLISSGTQSILEEESHIKDVLSRIVVEMIKREWPQHWPDMLKELDTLSKQGETQTELVMFILLRLAEDVVTFQTLPTQRRRDIQQTLTQNMEKIFSFLLTTLQQNVNKYRRMVGATQEQEVLTTPQKTDLAQQPKAQANCRVGIAALNTLAGYIDWVALSHITADNCKLLEMLCLLLNEPELQIGAAECLLIAVSRKGKLEDRKPLMVLFGDVAMHYILSAAQTADGEGLVEKHYVFLKRLCQVLCALGSQLCALLGSDSEVETPANFGKYLDSFLAFTTHPSQFLRSSTQITWGALFRHEVLSRDPLLLAMIPKYLRASMTNLVKVGFPSKSDSPSCEYSRFDFDSDEDFNAFFNSFRAQQGEVMRMACRLDSRTGFQMAGEWLKYQLTAPVDTGPMNSKTGEGLCSIFSPSFVQWDAMTFFSESVISQMFRTLDKDEIPVNDGIDLLQLVLNFETKDPLILSCVLTNVSALFPFVTYRPEYLPQVLSKLFASVTFEVVEESKFVVSVQAPRTRAVKNVRRHACSSIIKMCRDYPQLVLPNFEMLYNHVKQLLSNELLLTQMEKCALMEALVLISNQFKDYERQKAFLEELMAPVAGLWLSAEMQRVLSDPEAFISYVGADNKIADPVMEDPSGLNRSRISFCVYTILGVVKRARWPAAMEEAKAGGFLVGYLPSGSPIYRNPCTEQVLKLFDNLLALIRTHNNLYMPEMVAKLGETFAKALDMLEVEKNAILGLPQPLLELYDSPVYKTVLERMQGFFCTLYDNCFHILGNAGPSMQQDFYTVEGLAAQLINSAFINLNNIPDYRLRPMLRVFVKPMVLSCPPEYYETLVCPMLGPLFTYLHMRLSQKWEVINQRSILCEDDAADDNPESQEMLEEQLVRLLTREVMDLITVCCVAKRGAEHNSSVAVDGDDDEAMATDVTPPASAELTELGKCLMKQEDVCTALMITAYASLSWKDTLSCQRTTTQLCWPLLKQVLPGNLLPDAVSWFFTSVLKGLQIHGQHDGCMAALVHLAFQIYEALRPRYAELKVVMEQIPDIQRDSLEQFDSKLLNPTLQKVADKRRKDHFKRLITGCIGKPLGEQFRKEVHIRNLPSLFKKVKPSLETDVLETNEDGEDLTVLFEP; translated from the exons atgtcCGCCGAGCAGGTGAGCAGCCTGTGCGAGCAGCTGGTGAAGGCCGTGACGGTGATCATGGACCCGGCCTCCACGCAGCGCTACCgcctggaggcgctcaag TTCTGCGAGGAGTTCAAGGAGAAGTGCCCTATCTGCGTGCCCTGCGGGCTGAAGCTGGCTGAGAAGACGCAGACGGCCATCGTCCGGCACTTCGGCCTGCAGATCCTGGAGCATGTGGTCAA GTACCGCTGGAACAACATGCCTCGTCTGGAGAAGGTTTACCTAAAGAATAATGTCATGGGTCTCATATCCAGT GGAACTCAGAGCATTCTAGAGGAGGAAAGTCACATTAAGGATGTTCTGTCTCGCATTGTGGTGGAGATGATTAAGCGTGAATGGCCTCAGCACTGGCCTGAtatgctgaaggagctggataCTCTCTCCAAGCAAGGG GAAACTCAGACAGAACTGGTGATGTTCATCCTCCTACGTTTGGCAGAGGATGTGGTGACTTTCCAAACCCTGCCTACCCAACGGCGGCGAGATATCCAGCAAACCCTCACCCAGAATATGGAGAAGATCTTCAGCTTCCTGCTAACTACCCTGCAGCAGAACGTCAACAAGTACAGGCGCATG GTTGGAGCAACCCAGGAACAAGAAGTCCTCACCACTCCACAG aagactGATCTGGCTCAGCAGCCAAAG GCCCAAGCAAACTGCCGTGTGGGGATAGCAGCACTCAACACCCTGGCTGGCTACATTGACTGGGTTGCCCTGAGCCACATCACAGCGGACAACTGCAAGCTCTTGGAGATGTTATGTCTGCTCCTGAATGAGCCTGAGCTCCAAATAGGAGCAGCAGAGTGTCTCCTAATTGCTGTCAGCAGAAAA GGGAAGCTGGAGGATCGGAAACCTCTGATGGTGTTGTTTGGAGACGTTGCCATGCACTACATTCTCTCTGCTGCCCA GACGGCAGATGGTGAAGGCCTGGTGGAGAAGCACTATGTTTTCTTGAAGAGACTTTGCCAAGTGTTGTGTGCACTGGGCAGCCAGCTGTGTGCATTGCTA GGTTCAGATTCTGAAGTGGAAACACCCGCCAACTTTGGAAAATACCTTGACTCATTTTTAGCCTTCACAACTCACCCCAGCCAG TTTCTGCGATCTTCCACCCAGATTACGTGGGGAGCCCTATTTCGGCATGAGGTCCTGTCTCGCGACCCCTTGTTGCTGGCTATGATCCCCAAGTATCTTCGTGCATCTATGACCAACCTCGTGAAG GTGGGCTTTCCCTCTAAATCAGACAGCCCCAGTTGTGAATACTCTCGTTTTGATTTCGACAGCGATGAGGACTTCAATGCCTTCTTCAACT ctttccGAGCCCAGCAAGGAGAAGTGATGAGGATGGCTTGTCGTCTGGACTCTCGAACTGGCTTCCAAATGGCTGGGGAATGGCTAAAGTACCAGCTCACAGCTCCTGTTGATACTGGACCCATGAACT CGAAGACAGGCGAAGGTCTCTGCTCCATCTTCTCTCCATCCTTCGTGCAGTGGGATGCCATGACCTTCTTCTCAGAGAGCGTCATCAGCCAAATGTTTCGGACCCTGGATAAAGAC GAAATCCCAGTGAATGATGGCATAGATCTACTGCAGCTTGTCCTTAATTTTGAAACAAAGGatcctctcatcctgtcctgTGTGCTCACCAATGTCTCTGCTCTATTCCCATTTGTCACTTACCGACCGGAATACCTCCCACAAGTACTTTCCAAG CTGTTTGCTTCAGTTACCTTTGAAGTCGTAGAAGAAAGTAAG TTTGTTGTGTCTGTCCAGGCTCCTAGAACTCGAGCAGTGAAAAATGTGAGAAGGCATGCATGCTCCTCTATCATAAAGATGTGTCGGGATTACCCTCAGCTTGTCCTG CCCAACTTCGAGATGTTGTACAACCATGTgaagcagctgctctccaaTGAGCTACTTCTGACACAGATGGAGAAGTGTGCCCTTATGGAGGCACTTGTCCTCATCAGCAACCAGTTCAAGGACTATGAGCGGCAGAAAGCTTTCCTGGAGGAGCTCATGGCCCCTGTTGCTGGCTTATGGCTCTCCGCGGAGATGCAGAG AGTTCTCTCGGATCCTGAAGCCTTTATCTCCTATGTGGGTGCAGACAACAAAATAGCTGATCCAGTCATGGAAGATCCTAGTGGCCTGAACCGTTCTAGA ATAAGCTTTTGTGTATACACCATTCTGGGAGTTGTGAAACGAGCTCGCTGGCCTGCAGCTATGGAAGAGGCAAAAGCTGGAGGATTCCTGGTTGGATACTTGCCCAGTGGAAGTCCAATCTACCGCAATCCCTGTACTGAGCAAGTCCTGAAGCTTTTTGACAACTTACTCGCTCTTATAAG GACTCACAACAATCTCTACATGCCAGAAATGGTGGCTAAGCTGGGGGAAACATTTGCAAAAGCCCTAGACATGCTGGAGGTAGAGAAGAACGCCATCCTAG GTCTCCCTCAGCCTCTATTGGAGCTTTATGACTCTCCTGTTTACAAAACAGTCTTAGAAAGGATGCAGGGTTTCTTTTGTACCCTCTACGATAACTG TTTCCACATACTGGGAAATGCAGGCCCATCCATGCAGCAGGATTTCTACACGGTTGAGGGTCTTGCTGCCCAGCTCATCAACTCAGCTTTCATCAACCTCAACAACATTCCCGATTACAGATTGCGACCTATGCTCC GTGTGTTTGTGAAGCCCATGGTACTCTCTTGCCCTCCAGAATACTACGAAACCCTTGTCTGCCCCATGCTGGGACCACTCTTTACCTATCTGCACATG AGGTTGTCTCAGAAATGGGAAGTGATCAACCAGCGAAGCATTCTCTG TGAGGATGATGCTGCAGATGACAACCCGGAGTCTCAGGAGATGCTTGAGGAGCAGTTGGTCAGGCTGCTGACCCGAGAAGTCATGGATCTCATCA ctgtttgctgTGTTGCTAAGAGAGGTGCTGAGCATAACTCTTCTGTTGCTGTGGACGGAGATG ATGATGAAGCGATGGCCACGGATGTGACTCCTCCTGCCAGCGCAGAGCTGACGGAGCTTGGAAAGTGTCTGATGAAGCAGGAG GATGTTTGCACTGCTCTGATGATCACTGCCTATGCATCCCTCTCCTGGAAAGACACCTTGTCCTGCCAAAGAACCACAACTCAGCTTTGCTGGCCGCTGCTCAAACAG GTGCTTCCAGGCAATTTGCTGCCCGACGCCGTGTCCTGGTTTTTCACCAGTGTGCTGAAGGGCTTACAGATCCACGGGCAGCACGATGGCTGCATGGCAGCTCTCGTCCATCTGGCTTTCCAGATCTACGAGGCCTTG CGTCCTCGCTATGCTGAGCTGAAGGTGGTGATGGAGCAGATCCCAGACATCCAGAGGGACTCGTTGGAGCAGTTTGATTCAAAGCTTCTTAACCCAACGCTGCAGAAAGTGGCAGACAAGCGCCGGAAAGATCATTTCAAACGCCTCATAACGGGTTGCATTGGG AAGCCACTTGGGGAGCAGTTCCGCAAGGAGGTTCATATCCGGAACCTCCCATCTCTCTTCAAAAAGGTGAAGCCGTCACTGGAGACAGATGTGCTGGAGACAAATGAGGATGGAGAGGATCTCACTGTGCTCTTTGAGCCCTGA
- the XPO5 gene encoding exportin-5 isoform X2: MSAEQVSSLCEQLVKAVTVIMDPASTQRYRLEALKFCEEFKEKCPICVPCGLKLAEKTQTAIVRHFGLQILEHVVKYRWNNMPRLEKVYLKNNVMGLISSGTQSILEEESHIKDVLSRIVVEMIKREWPQHWPDMLKELDTLSKQGETQTELVMFILLRLAEDVVTFQTLPTQRRRDIQQTLTQNMEKIFSFLLTTLQQNVNKYRRMVGATQEQEVLTTPQKTDLAQQPKAQANCRVGIAALNTLAGYIDWVALSHITADNCKLLEMLCLLLNEPELQIGAAECLLIAVSRKGKLEDRKPLMVLFGDVAMHYILSAAQTADGEGLVEKHYVFLKRLCQVLCALGSQLCALLGSDSEVETPANFGKYLDSFLAFTTHPSQFLRSSTQITWGALFRHEVLSRDPLLLAMIPKYLRASMTNLVKVGFPSKSDSPSCEYSRFDFDSDEDFNAFFNSFRAQQGEVMRMACRLDSRTGFQMAGEWLKYQLTAPVDTGPMNSKTGEGLCSIFSPSFVQWDAMTFFSESVISQMFRTLDKDEIPVNDGIDLLQLVLNFETKDPLILSCVLTNVSALFPFVTYRPEYLPQVLSKLFASVTFEVVEESKAPRTRAVKNVRRHACSSIIKMCRDYPQLVLPNFEMLYNHVKQLLSNELLLTQMEKCALMEALVLISNQFKDYERQKAFLEELMAPVAGLWLSAEMQRVLSDPEAFISYVGADNKIADPVMEDPSGLNRSRISFCVYTILGVVKRARWPAAMEEAKAGGFLVGYLPSGSPIYRNPCTEQVLKLFDNLLALIRTHNNLYMPEMVAKLGETFAKALDMLEVEKNAILGLPQPLLELYDSPVYKTVLERMQGFFCTLYDNCFHILGNAGPSMQQDFYTVEGLAAQLINSAFINLNNIPDYRLRPMLRVFVKPMVLSCPPEYYETLVCPMLGPLFTYLHMRLSQKWEVINQRSILCEDDAADDNPESQEMLEEQLVRLLTREVMDLITVCCVAKRGAEHNSSVAVDGDDDEAMATDVTPPASAELTELGKCLMKQEDVCTALMITAYASLSWKDTLSCQRTTTQLCWPLLKQVLPGNLLPDAVSWFFTSVLKGLQIHGQHDGCMAALVHLAFQIYEALRPRYAELKVVMEQIPDIQRDSLEQFDSKLLNPTLQKVADKRRKDHFKRLITGCIGKPLGEQFRKEVHIRNLPSLFKKVKPSLETDVLETNEDGEDLTVLFEP; the protein is encoded by the exons atgtcCGCCGAGCAGGTGAGCAGCCTGTGCGAGCAGCTGGTGAAGGCCGTGACGGTGATCATGGACCCGGCCTCCACGCAGCGCTACCgcctggaggcgctcaag TTCTGCGAGGAGTTCAAGGAGAAGTGCCCTATCTGCGTGCCCTGCGGGCTGAAGCTGGCTGAGAAGACGCAGACGGCCATCGTCCGGCACTTCGGCCTGCAGATCCTGGAGCATGTGGTCAA GTACCGCTGGAACAACATGCCTCGTCTGGAGAAGGTTTACCTAAAGAATAATGTCATGGGTCTCATATCCAGT GGAACTCAGAGCATTCTAGAGGAGGAAAGTCACATTAAGGATGTTCTGTCTCGCATTGTGGTGGAGATGATTAAGCGTGAATGGCCTCAGCACTGGCCTGAtatgctgaaggagctggataCTCTCTCCAAGCAAGGG GAAACTCAGACAGAACTGGTGATGTTCATCCTCCTACGTTTGGCAGAGGATGTGGTGACTTTCCAAACCCTGCCTACCCAACGGCGGCGAGATATCCAGCAAACCCTCACCCAGAATATGGAGAAGATCTTCAGCTTCCTGCTAACTACCCTGCAGCAGAACGTCAACAAGTACAGGCGCATG GTTGGAGCAACCCAGGAACAAGAAGTCCTCACCACTCCACAG aagactGATCTGGCTCAGCAGCCAAAG GCCCAAGCAAACTGCCGTGTGGGGATAGCAGCACTCAACACCCTGGCTGGCTACATTGACTGGGTTGCCCTGAGCCACATCACAGCGGACAACTGCAAGCTCTTGGAGATGTTATGTCTGCTCCTGAATGAGCCTGAGCTCCAAATAGGAGCAGCAGAGTGTCTCCTAATTGCTGTCAGCAGAAAA GGGAAGCTGGAGGATCGGAAACCTCTGATGGTGTTGTTTGGAGACGTTGCCATGCACTACATTCTCTCTGCTGCCCA GACGGCAGATGGTGAAGGCCTGGTGGAGAAGCACTATGTTTTCTTGAAGAGACTTTGCCAAGTGTTGTGTGCACTGGGCAGCCAGCTGTGTGCATTGCTA GGTTCAGATTCTGAAGTGGAAACACCCGCCAACTTTGGAAAATACCTTGACTCATTTTTAGCCTTCACAACTCACCCCAGCCAG TTTCTGCGATCTTCCACCCAGATTACGTGGGGAGCCCTATTTCGGCATGAGGTCCTGTCTCGCGACCCCTTGTTGCTGGCTATGATCCCCAAGTATCTTCGTGCATCTATGACCAACCTCGTGAAG GTGGGCTTTCCCTCTAAATCAGACAGCCCCAGTTGTGAATACTCTCGTTTTGATTTCGACAGCGATGAGGACTTCAATGCCTTCTTCAACT ctttccGAGCCCAGCAAGGAGAAGTGATGAGGATGGCTTGTCGTCTGGACTCTCGAACTGGCTTCCAAATGGCTGGGGAATGGCTAAAGTACCAGCTCACAGCTCCTGTTGATACTGGACCCATGAACT CGAAGACAGGCGAAGGTCTCTGCTCCATCTTCTCTCCATCCTTCGTGCAGTGGGATGCCATGACCTTCTTCTCAGAGAGCGTCATCAGCCAAATGTTTCGGACCCTGGATAAAGAC GAAATCCCAGTGAATGATGGCATAGATCTACTGCAGCTTGTCCTTAATTTTGAAACAAAGGatcctctcatcctgtcctgTGTGCTCACCAATGTCTCTGCTCTATTCCCATTTGTCACTTACCGACCGGAATACCTCCCACAAGTACTTTCCAAG CTGTTTGCTTCAGTTACCTTTGAAGTCGTAGAAGAAAGTAAG GCTCCTAGAACTCGAGCAGTGAAAAATGTGAGAAGGCATGCATGCTCCTCTATCATAAAGATGTGTCGGGATTACCCTCAGCTTGTCCTG CCCAACTTCGAGATGTTGTACAACCATGTgaagcagctgctctccaaTGAGCTACTTCTGACACAGATGGAGAAGTGTGCCCTTATGGAGGCACTTGTCCTCATCAGCAACCAGTTCAAGGACTATGAGCGGCAGAAAGCTTTCCTGGAGGAGCTCATGGCCCCTGTTGCTGGCTTATGGCTCTCCGCGGAGATGCAGAG AGTTCTCTCGGATCCTGAAGCCTTTATCTCCTATGTGGGTGCAGACAACAAAATAGCTGATCCAGTCATGGAAGATCCTAGTGGCCTGAACCGTTCTAGA ATAAGCTTTTGTGTATACACCATTCTGGGAGTTGTGAAACGAGCTCGCTGGCCTGCAGCTATGGAAGAGGCAAAAGCTGGAGGATTCCTGGTTGGATACTTGCCCAGTGGAAGTCCAATCTACCGCAATCCCTGTACTGAGCAAGTCCTGAAGCTTTTTGACAACTTACTCGCTCTTATAAG GACTCACAACAATCTCTACATGCCAGAAATGGTGGCTAAGCTGGGGGAAACATTTGCAAAAGCCCTAGACATGCTGGAGGTAGAGAAGAACGCCATCCTAG GTCTCCCTCAGCCTCTATTGGAGCTTTATGACTCTCCTGTTTACAAAACAGTCTTAGAAAGGATGCAGGGTTTCTTTTGTACCCTCTACGATAACTG TTTCCACATACTGGGAAATGCAGGCCCATCCATGCAGCAGGATTTCTACACGGTTGAGGGTCTTGCTGCCCAGCTCATCAACTCAGCTTTCATCAACCTCAACAACATTCCCGATTACAGATTGCGACCTATGCTCC GTGTGTTTGTGAAGCCCATGGTACTCTCTTGCCCTCCAGAATACTACGAAACCCTTGTCTGCCCCATGCTGGGACCACTCTTTACCTATCTGCACATG AGGTTGTCTCAGAAATGGGAAGTGATCAACCAGCGAAGCATTCTCTG TGAGGATGATGCTGCAGATGACAACCCGGAGTCTCAGGAGATGCTTGAGGAGCAGTTGGTCAGGCTGCTGACCCGAGAAGTCATGGATCTCATCA ctgtttgctgTGTTGCTAAGAGAGGTGCTGAGCATAACTCTTCTGTTGCTGTGGACGGAGATG ATGATGAAGCGATGGCCACGGATGTGACTCCTCCTGCCAGCGCAGAGCTGACGGAGCTTGGAAAGTGTCTGATGAAGCAGGAG GATGTTTGCACTGCTCTGATGATCACTGCCTATGCATCCCTCTCCTGGAAAGACACCTTGTCCTGCCAAAGAACCACAACTCAGCTTTGCTGGCCGCTGCTCAAACAG GTGCTTCCAGGCAATTTGCTGCCCGACGCCGTGTCCTGGTTTTTCACCAGTGTGCTGAAGGGCTTACAGATCCACGGGCAGCACGATGGCTGCATGGCAGCTCTCGTCCATCTGGCTTTCCAGATCTACGAGGCCTTG CGTCCTCGCTATGCTGAGCTGAAGGTGGTGATGGAGCAGATCCCAGACATCCAGAGGGACTCGTTGGAGCAGTTTGATTCAAAGCTTCTTAACCCAACGCTGCAGAAAGTGGCAGACAAGCGCCGGAAAGATCATTTCAAACGCCTCATAACGGGTTGCATTGGG AAGCCACTTGGGGAGCAGTTCCGCAAGGAGGTTCATATCCGGAACCTCCCATCTCTCTTCAAAAAGGTGAAGCCGTCACTGGAGACAGATGTGCTGGAGACAAATGAGGATGGAGAGGATCTCACTGTGCTCTTTGAGCCCTGA
- the XPO5 gene encoding exportin-5, with product MSAEQVSSLCEQLVKAVTVIMDPASTQRYRLEALKFCEEFKEKCPICVPCGLKLAEKTQTAIVRHFGLQILEHVVKYRWNNMPRLEKVYLKNNVMGLISSGTQSILEEESHIKDVLSRIVVEMIKREWPQHWPDMLKELDTLSKQGETQTELVMFILLRLAEDVVTFQTLPTQRRRDIQQTLTQNMEKIFSFLLTTLQQNVNKYRRMKTDLAQQPKAQANCRVGIAALNTLAGYIDWVALSHITADNCKLLEMLCLLLNEPELQIGAAECLLIAVSRKGKLEDRKPLMVLFGDVAMHYILSAAQTADGEGLVEKHYVFLKRLCQVLCALGSQLCALLGSDSEVETPANFGKYLDSFLAFTTHPSQFLRSSTQITWGALFRHEVLSRDPLLLAMIPKYLRASMTNLVKVGFPSKSDSPSCEYSRFDFDSDEDFNAFFNSFRAQQGEVMRMACRLDSRTGFQMAGEWLKYQLTAPVDTGPMNSKTGEGLCSIFSPSFVQWDAMTFFSESVISQMFRTLDKDEIPVNDGIDLLQLVLNFETKDPLILSCVLTNVSALFPFVTYRPEYLPQVLSKLFASVTFEVVEESKFVVSVQAPRTRAVKNVRRHACSSIIKMCRDYPQLVLPNFEMLYNHVKQLLSNELLLTQMEKCALMEALVLISNQFKDYERQKAFLEELMAPVAGLWLSAEMQRVLSDPEAFISYVGADNKIADPVMEDPSGLNRSRISFCVYTILGVVKRARWPAAMEEAKAGGFLVGYLPSGSPIYRNPCTEQVLKLFDNLLALIRTHNNLYMPEMVAKLGETFAKALDMLEVEKNAILGLPQPLLELYDSPVYKTVLERMQGFFCTLYDNCFHILGNAGPSMQQDFYTVEGLAAQLINSAFINLNNIPDYRLRPMLRVFVKPMVLSCPPEYYETLVCPMLGPLFTYLHMRLSQKWEVINQRSILCEDDAADDNPESQEMLEEQLVRLLTREVMDLITVCCVAKRGAEHNSSVAVDGDDDEAMATDVTPPASAELTELGKCLMKQEDVCTALMITAYASLSWKDTLSCQRTTTQLCWPLLKQVLPGNLLPDAVSWFFTSVLKGLQIHGQHDGCMAALVHLAFQIYEALRPRYAELKVVMEQIPDIQRDSLEQFDSKLLNPTLQKVADKRRKDHFKRLITGCIGKPLGEQFRKEVHIRNLPSLFKKVKPSLETDVLETNEDGEDLTVLFEP from the exons atgtcCGCCGAGCAGGTGAGCAGCCTGTGCGAGCAGCTGGTGAAGGCCGTGACGGTGATCATGGACCCGGCCTCCACGCAGCGCTACCgcctggaggcgctcaag TTCTGCGAGGAGTTCAAGGAGAAGTGCCCTATCTGCGTGCCCTGCGGGCTGAAGCTGGCTGAGAAGACGCAGACGGCCATCGTCCGGCACTTCGGCCTGCAGATCCTGGAGCATGTGGTCAA GTACCGCTGGAACAACATGCCTCGTCTGGAGAAGGTTTACCTAAAGAATAATGTCATGGGTCTCATATCCAGT GGAACTCAGAGCATTCTAGAGGAGGAAAGTCACATTAAGGATGTTCTGTCTCGCATTGTGGTGGAGATGATTAAGCGTGAATGGCCTCAGCACTGGCCTGAtatgctgaaggagctggataCTCTCTCCAAGCAAGGG GAAACTCAGACAGAACTGGTGATGTTCATCCTCCTACGTTTGGCAGAGGATGTGGTGACTTTCCAAACCCTGCCTACCCAACGGCGGCGAGATATCCAGCAAACCCTCACCCAGAATATGGAGAAGATCTTCAGCTTCCTGCTAACTACCCTGCAGCAGAACGTCAACAAGTACAGGCGCATG aagactGATCTGGCTCAGCAGCCAAAG GCCCAAGCAAACTGCCGTGTGGGGATAGCAGCACTCAACACCCTGGCTGGCTACATTGACTGGGTTGCCCTGAGCCACATCACAGCGGACAACTGCAAGCTCTTGGAGATGTTATGTCTGCTCCTGAATGAGCCTGAGCTCCAAATAGGAGCAGCAGAGTGTCTCCTAATTGCTGTCAGCAGAAAA GGGAAGCTGGAGGATCGGAAACCTCTGATGGTGTTGTTTGGAGACGTTGCCATGCACTACATTCTCTCTGCTGCCCA GACGGCAGATGGTGAAGGCCTGGTGGAGAAGCACTATGTTTTCTTGAAGAGACTTTGCCAAGTGTTGTGTGCACTGGGCAGCCAGCTGTGTGCATTGCTA GGTTCAGATTCTGAAGTGGAAACACCCGCCAACTTTGGAAAATACCTTGACTCATTTTTAGCCTTCACAACTCACCCCAGCCAG TTTCTGCGATCTTCCACCCAGATTACGTGGGGAGCCCTATTTCGGCATGAGGTCCTGTCTCGCGACCCCTTGTTGCTGGCTATGATCCCCAAGTATCTTCGTGCATCTATGACCAACCTCGTGAAG GTGGGCTTTCCCTCTAAATCAGACAGCCCCAGTTGTGAATACTCTCGTTTTGATTTCGACAGCGATGAGGACTTCAATGCCTTCTTCAACT ctttccGAGCCCAGCAAGGAGAAGTGATGAGGATGGCTTGTCGTCTGGACTCTCGAACTGGCTTCCAAATGGCTGGGGAATGGCTAAAGTACCAGCTCACAGCTCCTGTTGATACTGGACCCATGAACT CGAAGACAGGCGAAGGTCTCTGCTCCATCTTCTCTCCATCCTTCGTGCAGTGGGATGCCATGACCTTCTTCTCAGAGAGCGTCATCAGCCAAATGTTTCGGACCCTGGATAAAGAC GAAATCCCAGTGAATGATGGCATAGATCTACTGCAGCTTGTCCTTAATTTTGAAACAAAGGatcctctcatcctgtcctgTGTGCTCACCAATGTCTCTGCTCTATTCCCATTTGTCACTTACCGACCGGAATACCTCCCACAAGTACTTTCCAAG CTGTTTGCTTCAGTTACCTTTGAAGTCGTAGAAGAAAGTAAG TTTGTTGTGTCTGTCCAGGCTCCTAGAACTCGAGCAGTGAAAAATGTGAGAAGGCATGCATGCTCCTCTATCATAAAGATGTGTCGGGATTACCCTCAGCTTGTCCTG CCCAACTTCGAGATGTTGTACAACCATGTgaagcagctgctctccaaTGAGCTACTTCTGACACAGATGGAGAAGTGTGCCCTTATGGAGGCACTTGTCCTCATCAGCAACCAGTTCAAGGACTATGAGCGGCAGAAAGCTTTCCTGGAGGAGCTCATGGCCCCTGTTGCTGGCTTATGGCTCTCCGCGGAGATGCAGAG AGTTCTCTCGGATCCTGAAGCCTTTATCTCCTATGTGGGTGCAGACAACAAAATAGCTGATCCAGTCATGGAAGATCCTAGTGGCCTGAACCGTTCTAGA ATAAGCTTTTGTGTATACACCATTCTGGGAGTTGTGAAACGAGCTCGCTGGCCTGCAGCTATGGAAGAGGCAAAAGCTGGAGGATTCCTGGTTGGATACTTGCCCAGTGGAAGTCCAATCTACCGCAATCCCTGTACTGAGCAAGTCCTGAAGCTTTTTGACAACTTACTCGCTCTTATAAG GACTCACAACAATCTCTACATGCCAGAAATGGTGGCTAAGCTGGGGGAAACATTTGCAAAAGCCCTAGACATGCTGGAGGTAGAGAAGAACGCCATCCTAG GTCTCCCTCAGCCTCTATTGGAGCTTTATGACTCTCCTGTTTACAAAACAGTCTTAGAAAGGATGCAGGGTTTCTTTTGTACCCTCTACGATAACTG TTTCCACATACTGGGAAATGCAGGCCCATCCATGCAGCAGGATTTCTACACGGTTGAGGGTCTTGCTGCCCAGCTCATCAACTCAGCTTTCATCAACCTCAACAACATTCCCGATTACAGATTGCGACCTATGCTCC GTGTGTTTGTGAAGCCCATGGTACTCTCTTGCCCTCCAGAATACTACGAAACCCTTGTCTGCCCCATGCTGGGACCACTCTTTACCTATCTGCACATG AGGTTGTCTCAGAAATGGGAAGTGATCAACCAGCGAAGCATTCTCTG TGAGGATGATGCTGCAGATGACAACCCGGAGTCTCAGGAGATGCTTGAGGAGCAGTTGGTCAGGCTGCTGACCCGAGAAGTCATGGATCTCATCA ctgtttgctgTGTTGCTAAGAGAGGTGCTGAGCATAACTCTTCTGTTGCTGTGGACGGAGATG ATGATGAAGCGATGGCCACGGATGTGACTCCTCCTGCCAGCGCAGAGCTGACGGAGCTTGGAAAGTGTCTGATGAAGCAGGAG GATGTTTGCACTGCTCTGATGATCACTGCCTATGCATCCCTCTCCTGGAAAGACACCTTGTCCTGCCAAAGAACCACAACTCAGCTTTGCTGGCCGCTGCTCAAACAG GTGCTTCCAGGCAATTTGCTGCCCGACGCCGTGTCCTGGTTTTTCACCAGTGTGCTGAAGGGCTTACAGATCCACGGGCAGCACGATGGCTGCATGGCAGCTCTCGTCCATCTGGCTTTCCAGATCTACGAGGCCTTG CGTCCTCGCTATGCTGAGCTGAAGGTGGTGATGGAGCAGATCCCAGACATCCAGAGGGACTCGTTGGAGCAGTTTGATTCAAAGCTTCTTAACCCAACGCTGCAGAAAGTGGCAGACAAGCGCCGGAAAGATCATTTCAAACGCCTCATAACGGGTTGCATTGGG AAGCCACTTGGGGAGCAGTTCCGCAAGGAGGTTCATATCCGGAACCTCCCATCTCTCTTCAAAAAGGTGAAGCCGTCACTGGAGACAGATGTGCTGGAGACAAATGAGGATGGAGAGGATCTCACTGTGCTCTTTGAGCCCTGA